Proteins from one Triticum aestivum cultivar Chinese Spring chromosome 7A, IWGSC CS RefSeq v2.1, whole genome shotgun sequence genomic window:
- the LOC123147811 gene encoding probable WRKY transcription factor 62: protein MIVYSTNLPSSSSPLPSPRCPISLAGYSGGVVLERESVPVYHVLVLGTPYVSMEMETPLAQVMDGLIKGREFATQLQGLLRDSPKAGLIMDQILHAFSRAMHAAKAAAAATAATSGSERSSDVHSEVTDGASGGRKRKSAAAGGNRKACRRRTQQSSVVTKSVKSLDDGQAWRKYGQKEIHNSKHSRAYFRCTHKYDQLCAAQRQVQRCDDDEGMFRVTYIGVHTCRDPAAAAVASHMLHLTGAAEGLHAGCHLISFAPGSSTAAAPSTTTTTMTLNAKLVDEDAATGSGLQGMKPESGDQEEVLSSRTPGNSAQHSTAAAATATAPAWPDQGDVTSTRQYCGAVNFGEYLDDYTSLGDLVSYVLDH from the exons ATGATAGTATATAGCACGAACCTTCCTTCCTCGAGCTCCCCCCTGCCCTCGCCTCGCTGCCCCATATCACTGGCTGGCTACTCTGGCGGCGTCGTGCTAGAGCGGGAGAGTGTTCCGGTGTACCACGTGCTCGTGCTTGGAACGCCGTACGTGTCCATGGAGATGGAGACCCCGTTGGCGCAGGTGATGGATGGCCTGATCAAGGGGCGGGAGTTTGCGACGCAGCTGCAGGGCCTCCTCCGGGACTCCCCCAAGGCCGGCCTCATCATGGACCAGATCCTCCACGCCTTCTCCCGGGCCATGCACGCCGCCAAGGCTGCGGCCGCTGCCACGGCTGCTACCAGCGGTAGTGAGAGGTCCTCGGACGTGCATAGCGAGGTCACCGATGGTGCGAGCGGCGGCCGGAAGAGgaagtccgccgccgccggaggaaacCGCAAGGCCTGTCGGAGAAG GACCCAGCAGTCGTCCGTCGTCACGAAGAGTGTGAAGAGCTTGGACGACGGGCAGGCATGGCGCAAGTACGGGCAGAAGGAGATACACAACTCCAAGCACTCGAG GGCCTACTTCCGGTGCACGCACAAGTACGACCAGCTGTGCGCGGCGCAGCGGCAGGTCCAGCGCTGCGACGACGACGAGGGCATGTTCAGGGTCACCTACATCGGCGTGCACACCTGccgggaccccgccgccgccgctgtggcgTCGCACATGCTCCACCTCACCGGCGCCGCCGAAGGCCTGCACGCCGGCTGCCACCTCATCAGCTTCGCGCCCggcagctccaccgccgccgctcccaGCACGACCACGACGACGATGACCTTGAACGCCAAGCTGGTCGACGAAGACGCCGCGACGGGGTCCGGCCTGCAGGGCATGAAGCCTGAGAGCGGCGACCAGGAGGAGGTGCTGAGCAGCCGCACCCCCGGGAACTCTGCCCAGCACAGCAccgccgcggcggcgacggcgacggctcctgCTTGGCCCGACCAGGGAGACGTGACGTCCACCCGGCAATACTGTGGCGCCGTTAACTTTGGAGAGTACCTTGATGACTACACGTCCCTCGGGGACCTAGTGTCCTACGTCCTCGATCATTGA